The sequence below is a genomic window from Flagellimonas marinaquae.
TGTGATGTCCACAGGAAATTTGGTGCCATTTTTTCGTACGGCAAGCCATTCAAACCGGATGGACCCCTTTTCTACCACATCATTAAAATGATTTTCCCACCATTCTTTGGTAATCCCAGGGTCTAGATCAAAAATGGAAGCATTGTTTAATTGGCCCTCGTTAAATCCCAATTGTGCTTTTGCGGCCTTGTTGTGATGAAATAGGTCCCCGTTCTTTTTAACCACATAAACAATATCTTCGGCATTACCAATAACTTCTTTATAGAGCTGTAGGTTGTTTTCCTTGAGTTGCTGTTCTGTGACATCTTGGTAAACCCCAATGAGCTTATAAATTTTATCACCTTTTAAGACGGGTTTGGCCACGCACCTCATAAATCGAGGAGGATTATGTGCAGTTTCCAACACTTCATCGTATGCTTCGCCTTTTCGTATGGTATTGCTTAACAGGGATTTAATATGCTCGGGGTCTTTAAATTGATGAATGATTTTTGGAGGCGTAAGGTCATCTACATTCTGTGCCTCGAACATTTGTAAAGCTTCGGATGTGGCTACAATGGAACCATCTTGAAGGTTGAGCTCCCAACCACCAACATTAGCTATGGTTTGGGTGTTATCCATTAATTTTTGGTAGAAACTTGATTCCGAAATATCGTTGACAATGGCACAAATTAATTTTTTTCTGTTATTTGAGAAAAATTGAGCAAAAACCTCTACTTCGTAATATTTGCCGCTTTTGTTTTTATGGGTTTCCTTAAATCGATGAATTCCTTTTTTTTGGACCAATTCCCAGTGTTTTTTCCAACTTTCCGGTGAAGATGTGGGGTTAATGTCAAAAATAGAAAGCCCTGTTATTACTGACTTGTTGTACCCTAACCGGTTACAAAACTTAGTATTGGCATATACTATTTTACCGTTCTCGTCCATCCACATCACTTCATAGGGCAAGGTCTCTACCAACCACTCTTTTATCTCTAAACTCTCTTGATTCTTAGCCATAAGCTCCATTTTAAGCACTAAAAAAGTACAATATATTTCTCATATATAAGAATATTCTCAAAAATGAGCATAATAAAATAAAATAAATTTTTGTAAAATACTGTTATTCAGAATTTTAAAATTATGGCACGCTGTTGGCTTATACCTTGTCAAACAAAAACAATGAATCGCAAAAGTTTTCTTTTAAAGTCAATTGCAGGTACAGGTCTTTCTTTCTTGGGGTTACGAGCGTTAAGCAACACAAAAGAAGAGAAGGAACCACCAAACTGGACAAGAGAGAACATCGGTTTTAACCATTTACCAAATAAAGAATACAAAACTATGAACACAGTAGTACACAAGGCGGACAGTAGGGGAGATGCCAACCACGGATGGTTGCACTCCAAACACACTTTTAGTTTTGCCAATTACCACAATCCGGAGCGTATGAACTTTGGGGTACTTCGCGTATTGAATGATGATACCGTAGCAGCAGGTATGGGCTTTGGCACACATCCACATCAAAACATGGAAATTATTTCTATCCCCTTGGAAGGTGATTTGGAACACAAGGATAGTATGGACAATGTCGCGGTGATCAAGTCGGGCGACATTCAGGTGTTGAGTGCCGGTACGGGGATTACGCATTCAGAGTACAACAAAAACAAAGACCAACAGGTGAAGTTTTTGCAAATCTGGGTATTTCCCAATAAGGAAAATGTTGCTCCAAGGTATGATCAGATTACGCTGAACACTGCCGATAGAAAAAATCAATTCCAACAAGTATTGTCACCAAATCCTGACGATGCCGGTGTTTGGATCCATCAAGATGCCTGGTTTAATATGACCGATTTGGATCAAGGAAAATCTCTGACCTACAATTTAAAAAAACCAGGAGAAAACGGCGTGTACGTTTTTGTACTCAAAGGCGATGCAACCGTAAACAATCAAGCTTTAAATTCCAGGGATGGATTTGGGATTTGGGATGTAAATGAACTCAACATCACGGCAGATTCCAACACCGAATTGTTGTTGATGGAAGTTCCTATGTCACTGTAAATAGAAAGTATAATTCATTTTAAATAATAAAAATCAGTTTATGGAAACAGCAGTAAAAACAAATTGGAACATTGATAACGCACACTCTGAAATTGCTTTTAAGGTAAAGCATATGATGATTTCTACCGTAACAGGCTATTTTGAAGACTATAGTGCCTCGGTGGAAACGGAAAATGAGGATTTTAAAGGCGCAAGCTTTTCTTTTACAGCACAAACGGATTCTATCAACACTAAAAATTCCGATAGAGATGCACACTTAAAATCAGATGATTTTTTCAATGCAGAAGCCTATCCGGAGTTAAAGTTTGAATCAAAATCATTTGATGGCAGCACTTTAGTTGGAGACTTGACCATAAAAAACATCACTAAAGAAGTAAGTTTGGATGTGGATTTTAATGGAGTGGCAATAGATCCATACGGACAAACCAAAGCAGGCTTCGATATTTCGGGGGCCATAAATAGAAAAGACTTTGATCTTACGTGGAGCGCCGTTACCGAAGCTGGTAAAATAGTGGTAAGTGATACCGTAAAACTACAATTGAACGTGCAGTTTTTTAAAGCATAGATGGTTGAGTCGTTGGGCCAATAGGATGAAGTTCCTTTTGGTCCAATTTTTAATTTAGAAACACTACTATGTACCTATATTACATTTACTAGGGGTAAGTTTTTTAATAATACTGCAAAGGCCAAGCATATATCTTAACCCAAGGGCTTGTGACTGCCCAATCGCAAAATTGGATTACTTCTTCTTAAAAGAAATTGACTTTTCTTTAATGTTTGGTCGTAACAGAAGCCAAAAGACGAACCGCAGCAAGGTCTACTTTGTTCTGAGACAATCTAGTCCCGATAAAACAAGTAAATCCAAATAGACCTGGAAAGTTTAAAGTTGAGCGAGCTTAAAACTGCTGCCATAATAGCGATAATAAAGAATACGCTGAGAGGGGAAAAACCGGCCAAATACCAGAAAATAACCAGACAAGCAATCATCTCGGCAGCTGCAAGGGCATAACTTACGAACATGGCCCCAAAGAAGAATCCTGTTTCCCTTTCAAATTTATAATTGCAATGAGGGCATCTTTCGTGCATTTTTGGAATCCTAAAAGGAAATCTTGATTTAGGATGCTGAAAAATATCTCCAGTATTACATTTGGGACATTTGCATTGGAATATATTTTCTACTTTTTTCATCGCAACTTTAATTGATTCAACAAAATTGCGACTTTAGGATACATTCCTGTGTGTGGCATATTCCCATATATTTGTACTATTCGGACATAGTTATGAAAATACCGGTTTTAAATATTCAAAATTTCCGAGAATCAAAAAGGATGAACGAGGTGTATGTTAATTCCTTTTCTCGTCATTTGGAGTTTAACCGATGCCTTATCGATAAACCACATAGCCATGATTTTTACTTGTGCGTTCTTTTTTTGGAGGGTACCGGTACCCATGAGGTCGATTTTAAGACCTACCGGATTGGTCCCGGAAGGGTATTCTTTTTAAAACCGGGGCAGACCCATTATTGGAAATTCGATACCAAACCGGAGGGAATCATTTTTTTTCATTCACAAGCCTTTTATAATCTAAGGTTCCTAGGACACTCCCTTTCCATTTTTCCATTTTACGGTTCGCAACAGAATCCCCCAATGCTTAAAGTTCCAACAAGTGAAATACCGGTGTTGCAAATGAAATTTCAGGAGGCAATTGCCGAATATCGTGATAATAGAATGATGCGTGAGATTAAAATCCTAGGCTTGATAAATGATATCTACATCCAACTTTCTCGGATATATGCCTCCCAAATAGATTTGGATCATATTAACTATACACAAAGCACGGCATTATTGGATCGTTTGGAAATTTTGATCGATAAAAATTTTAAAGAGGAAAAGCTACCTAAATTTTATGCTGAGCAATTGAACATTACCACAAAGCACCTCAATAGAGTGGTAAAGCAAACCGTGAACAAAACAACTACCGAACTTATTTCCGAAAGGGTAGTACTGGAAGCCAAACGGTTAATTGTACACTCCAAACATAATTTGGCAGATGTAGCCTATGCGCTGGAATTTTCCGATTATGCCTATTTTTCAAAATATTTTAAAGCCAGAACAGGAATTACGCCTAAGGCTTTCCAGGAGTCCTACAAATAATTTATTTGAATTAACCGCAATCTTTTGATGGTCGCCCCCCTTGCTTAAACGGGCTACAAAGGACAAAACCCTAGCGTAAATTGTATTTAACACCTATTTTTTTGGTTTGATGTAACTAATATAAGGTGCTGATGCAGAGGTGATTTATGGATTTTGGGGCACTAATCGAATACTGTATTTAGGTCTTTTTTAAGATTTTTGGTAAGTATTGCAAATTGTTGTCGACCTATACCATGTTCCACGAACAATACTGAATGGACGGCATATAACTCCAAGAAATGATCAACAAGAAAATGGACCCGAACAATACAGCGCTGCTTGTATTTTCCTTATCCGCTAAGAAGGAAGTAGTGAGGAAGCCCATTGGCGATGGTCATAGGCCGGAAGAACAGGAAGCCTTATTCAATTTACTGATCGCCAACACGAGAAATTTGGCTACGCAATGTGGTGTCGATTTTTATTGGGTAGATGAGCACGAACAAATAGGCAATAATTTTTCAAGCCGTTTTACAAATGCTTTTCAAAAACTGTTTGATGCAGGTTACGATAATGTAATCTCCATTGGGAACGATAGTCCGGATTTGACCACCCAACTTTTACAAGATGCCGTGCATAAGTTGGAATCAAACAAAATGGTACTGGGTCCATCCAAAGATGGAGGTGTTTATTTGATTGGTCTGAGCAAGGAAATATTTCACCACGGAACATTTCTGAACTTCCGTTGGCAAACTTCCTTTTTGCTGGACAGTCTAAAGGATCATATCGACACTCATAAAATAGATGTTGAAATTTTAAGGGAGCTTTCCGATATTGATTCCCGGAAAGATTTGGAGGACTATGCAAAATCTAATCCTACCTCTTTACTGAGCAAGTTATTCAAATTACTGATAGCATCGCTCAATCGCAAATGGAAACGAACTCTTGAAGCAGTTCCATTGGCACTACATCTTTCAAATATAGGGTTAAGGGCACCGCCCGTTTTCAATTCTTTTTAGCAGAATATAACGGACAGTAGGTAGAGCTACTGCATAACATCATCAATTAATTTAACCATAAACATATGAGACCAATACTGATTGCAGTATTGCAATGCTATGTGTTTGCCTTGTTTGCACAGGAAAGCACGTACAGCTCCAGAGTGCTGGACCACAATCAATTGCCCATACCCTATGCCGCGGTTTATGAAGAAGGGACTCAAAACTATACATCCACCGACGAAGATGGTTACTTTGAGTTGACAACCTCATCCAAAAAATTTACGCTACAAATTTCTTCAATAGGATACAGGCCATTGACAGTTCTAGTGGAGGACGGGACCCTGCCACTTTCGCTCATTATGGAACCCTCCCAAGAACAACTGGACGAAGTCGTAGTGACCGCTTTGGGAATCGAGAAGGATAAACGTGCCTTGGTATCTGCCGTATCCACAGTAAGTTCGGATAAGTTGGTTACGGTTCCGCAGACCAATCTGGTCAATAGTTTGGCAGGGCAGGTAGCTGGGGTACAGATTACCAATGGTTCCAGTGGTGTGGGCTCATCCTCTAGGATCATAATACGAGGGGAAAACTCGTTGAGCGGAAGCAATCAGCCCCTTTTCGTGGTGGATGGTGTACCGATAAGCAACGAACAAATCACAAGCGACCTTGTAAATAATGGTGCCTTGCAAGAGGTCGATTTTGGTAACGGAAGTTCCGAATTTAGTCCGGACGACATAGAATCCATTTCTGTTTTAAAAGGAGCTGGCTCGGCTGCGCTCTATGGGGCAAGAGCTGCAAATGGGGTGGTCTTGATCACTACAAAACGGGGCAATAGGGCCAAAGGCTTTGGAGTAAGCATCAATAGTAATTTCACCATAGAAACTTTGTTGACCTTACCGGATTATCAAAATGTATATGGATTGGGATCTAATGGGGCCTACGCTTTTCAAAATGGTACGGGTGCCGGAGTTGGTGACGGCGGAATCAGCAGTTATGGCCCAAGATTGGATGCAGGGCTACTAATACCACAGTTCGATAGCCCTTCGGTGGACATCAACGGGAATCCCGTTCGCGCAGGCGACGTGATTTCTCGAACATTGCCAGACGGTTCCTTTACACCCATTAGCCCAACACCATGGGTGGCCAGACCGGATAATGTCCGCAACTTTTTTGAAACCGGAATAACCTATCAAAATAATATTGCCATTAGCAACACCACCGATAAGGGAAGTACGCGCGTATCCTACAGTAATTTGCGCAATGAAGGCATTTTGCCGAATACGGATCTAAAAAGAGACGGTATTGCATTGAGTGTTGATCAATTTTTGAGCGATAGGCTTAAACTGAGCACTTTTGTAAACTACATTAATACACGAAGTGGCAATAGACCCAATTTAGGGTACGGATATGAGAATGTACTTTATGGGTTTAATTGGACAGGTAGACAGACCAATATTGATTCTCTTAGGGATTATTGGCAAGCGGGACAGACGGGTAGGCAACATTTTGATATTAATTATTTATGGCTGACCAACCCCTATCTTACCCTCTTCGAGAACACCAATAGTTTTACTAAGAATCGGGTTCTGGGCAATGTGTCTGCAACCTACGATTTTTCAGAGCACCTATCGTTAAAGGTACGGGGTGGTTTGGATACCTATAATGATGACAGGGAGTTCCGTCGTGCGGTAAGTACCAATGCCAACCCATTTGGATCTTTTCGAAAGGACAATGTCCGTTTTACAGAATTGAACACCGATTTTTTGTTTACCTATACCAATAGTTTTAACGAAAATTGGAATTATGTTCTAACAGCAGGAGCCAATCGCCTAGATCAAAAAATCAACTATTCCTACGCCGAAGCATCACAATTGGCAATTCCGGAAATATATACCTTGGCCAATTCCAGGGCCCCTTTATTGGGAAATAGCGAAAAGCTAGACAAAAGAATTAACAGTATTTATGGTACGGCCAATTTTGCCTATCGGAACCAGTTATATGCCGATTTCACTTTTAGGAACGATTGGAGCAGTACCCTGCCCACAGGTAATAATTCCTTTGGTTACTATTCCGCCGGATTGAGCTTTATTGCCTCCAATGCATTTGAGCTGCCCAAAGACATTACGTATCTAAAACTTAGGTTTAGTGCGGCATCGGTAGGTAACGATACCGATCCATTTCAAAATACGCAGACCTTTCGGCTAAATGGGAATTATGGCCCCAATTTTAGGGTAACGAACAGAACCGTGCTAAAAAACACCAATTTAAAACCGGAACGTTTGGATGCCTATGAACTAGGCCTCGAAACATGGTTCTTAAATGGAAGAATACAATTTGAGGGTTCTGCCTATCAAAATATCAGTAAGGATCAGATCATCTCAAGGCCCATTTCCAATGCGACAGGTTTTAATAGTTTTAATGAGAACGGTGGGGAGATACGCACGCGCGGGCTCGAGTTGATGCTGAGCGCTTCCCCGGTAAAAACAAACAGTTTTACCTGGAACACATCGGTAAACTTTGGCACTTTTAGGAGTGTGGTTACGGAACTGCCAGATGGGGTAGATCAATTTGTGACGGCTACAGCAAGTGTTTTTAGCGGTAGCGGAGGTTCCAATACCGTATTCTACATAGCCAGAGAAGGCGGACGCGTAGGCGATATGTACGGTACGGGGTTTGTACAGATAGATGGGCAAGATCTTTACGACAGCAATGGATTGCCCGTTCAGGATGCCAATTTGCGCAAACTGGGCAATTATAATCCAGATTTTACCTTGGGCTTCAATAACAACTTTTCTTATAAAAATTTTGACTTTACCATTTTGTTCGATTGGCGGCAAGGAGGCACCATCGTGTCCCGAACCAAGGCATTGGGAAGTACCTCCGGAGTATTGCAGGAAACCCTGTTGGGCCGTGAAGGGGGATCGGAAAGCACACAGTTTGTAGATGGTAATGGCGTAGTGGGAAATGGTGTGGTCAATATTGGGACGGTGGACAGCCCCCAATATGTCCCCAATACTACAGCAGTAGCGGCAAGTAGGTTCAACAATGCATTTTACGATAGAGGGAATGAGGCCAGTGCCCTGTACGATGCCTCTTATGTTAAATTAAGGCAGCTCAGTATCTACTATACCTTTCCCCAGAAAATGTCAAAATCCTTGGGAGTGGAAAACTTAAAGCTTGGCCTTATTGGCAGCAATTTATTATTGTTTACCGAAAATCCGCATTTCGACCCAGAGCTCAATGCGCTCCAAGAGCGCAATATTGTGTACGGCGTTGAGGATTTTTCTTATCCATCCACCAGAAGTTTTGGTGTAAGCCTAAAGACCAATTTCTAAGAAAAAACTATGAAAAATATATCTTTGATTTTAATCTGTACCTGCTTGTCCATTATCAGTTGTACAACGGATTTTGAATCCATAAACGAGAACCCGAACGAACCGCAAGAGGTAAGCCCGGAGTTTTTGCTGACCAATGTAATTGCCGATTTCAGCAATGAGCATACCTACAATCAAGGTCTACGACTCAATAACTATTTGGCACAGTTTAATGCAGATATTGAGTTTGAACGCATAGATAGATATGAACTGGGCAGCAATAGCGGATATTGGAATTTGATCTATGGCCTTTTGGCCGATTTGGAATCAATGAAAACCTTGCCAGGGTATAATGATGCCTATGATGGGGTGTGCGAAATTCTTCGCAGTTACCTATTTTCACAACTCACCGATATTTGGGGAGATGTCCCGTACACCGATGCCATACGTTTTTCTGAGGCAAACTTTACACCTGAATATGATACACAAGAGCGTATTTATATAGACCCGGAGAACGGAATTCTTGCCCGACTGGAAAAAGCTGCGGTCAAACTTGAAAATACCACCGAAAGTATTCGTGGGGATATCATGTTCAATAATGATCTGAATAAATGGGTGCGGTTCGCTAATTCACTCCAAGTGCGGTACTATCTCCGAGTAAGCAAGAGAACCTCGGATTTTGACAGACTGCAACAATTGGCCAATGGCAATAAACTTATGGAATCGAATGCCGATAATGCAATACTGCCCTATCTGAGCTCCGCTCCAAATCAGTTTCCCTTGTTCAGTGCATCAACAGGTATTTATCAAGGTCTAAAAATGAGTGAGACGGTGGAACGGATATTAAAAGAATGGGACGATCCCAGGATAGATGTATTCTTTAACCCTACTCAAGAGAGTCTTCTCAATGGTACACCGGAGTACAAGGGGATGCCCAACGGATTAAGTACCCAGACAATTAGCGAAATGGGAATTGTACTGAACGATGTGTCCAATATGTCCGATAGGTTTCGGGTGGTTCCCGATGGAGTGGATGCACAGCTTATGTTGTATTCAGAAGTGCAGTTTGCCCTGGCCGAAGCTGTGGAAAGGGGATTTATCACCGGAAATGCCCAAACCTTCTACGAAAACGGTATTAGGGCACATTTTGAATATTACAATGCGGAAATCCCGGGAGATTATTTCACTAGGGAGGTTATTGCGCTCAATGGGAGTATGGACGAGAATCTGGAAAAAATCCTTACCCAAAAGTGGTTGAGTCTATTTATGGTAGGGCACGAGGCATGGTTCAATATCCGTCGTACCGGAATACCGGAGCTCAGCCCTGGAATAGACAACTTTAACAACGATAGATACCCATCACGTTATCTGTATCCCGAATCGGAACAAGCAGCCAACAGGGAGAACTATGAACAGGCCGTATCTAGGTTGGGAGGGAATAACATCAATATAAAGAGTTGGTGGGAAATGTAAACTGAACAAAACAATCAAAAATGAAGAGAGTTACTAAATTACCAATACTAATATTTATAATCACAATTAGTGCAACCTTGTCAGTAGCGGCCAATGTTACCCGGAGCAATGTTAATATCGCCGAGCCTTATACAAGGGGTGGGGAGTCCATCACTAAAAAAAGGGTTTGGGTCGATACCGATCTAGCAGTGGGAATGAAAAGGTATCATAGAGATGGGTATAGCGATGTGGACGATGGTTATGCCGTACTGCAATTATTCAAAGCAGACCATATTCATGTCGTGGGTATCAGTGCTGTGTTTGGCAATACCAAGATCGATGATGCATTTAGACTTAGCAAGGAAATGGTAAGTGAATTTTCACCATATCCCATTCCCGTGTACAAGGGT
It includes:
- a CDS encoding pirin family protein, giving the protein MNTVVHKADSRGDANHGWLHSKHTFSFANYHNPERMNFGVLRVLNDDTVAAGMGFGTHPHQNMEIISIPLEGDLEHKDSMDNVAVIKSGDIQVLSAGTGITHSEYNKNKDQQVKFLQIWVFPNKENVAPRYDQITLNTADRKNQFQQVLSPNPDDAGVWIHQDAWFNMTDLDQGKSLTYNLKKPGENGVYVFVLKGDATVNNQALNSRDGFGIWDVNELNITADSNTELLLMEVPMSL
- a CDS encoding YceI family protein, with the translated sequence METAVKTNWNIDNAHSEIAFKVKHMMISTVTGYFEDYSASVETENEDFKGASFSFTAQTDSINTKNSDRDAHLKSDDFFNAEAYPELKFESKSFDGSTLVGDLTIKNITKEVSLDVDFNGVAIDPYGQTKAGFDISGAINRKDFDLTWSAVTEAGKIVVSDTVKLQLNVQFFKA
- a CDS encoding DUF983 domain-containing protein, with product MKKVENIFQCKCPKCNTGDIFQHPKSRFPFRIPKMHERCPHCNYKFERETGFFFGAMFVSYALAAAEMIACLVIFWYLAGFSPLSVFFIIAIMAAVLSSLNFKLSRSIWIYLFYRD
- a CDS encoding helix-turn-helix domain-containing protein, with the protein product MKIPVLNIQNFRESKRMNEVYVNSFSRHLEFNRCLIDKPHSHDFYLCVLFLEGTGTHEVDFKTYRIGPGRVFFLKPGQTHYWKFDTKPEGIIFFHSQAFYNLRFLGHSLSIFPFYGSQQNPPMLKVPTSEIPVLQMKFQEAIAEYRDNRMMREIKILGLINDIYIQLSRIYASQIDLDHINYTQSTALLDRLEILIDKNFKEEKLPKFYAEQLNITTKHLNRVVKQTVNKTTTELISERVVLEAKRLIVHSKHNLADVAYALEFSDYAYFSKYFKARTGITPKAFQESYK
- a CDS encoding TIGR04282 family arsenosugar biosynthesis glycosyltransferase, with amino-acid sequence MINKKMDPNNTALLVFSLSAKKEVVRKPIGDGHRPEEQEALFNLLIANTRNLATQCGVDFYWVDEHEQIGNNFSSRFTNAFQKLFDAGYDNVISIGNDSPDLTTQLLQDAVHKLESNKMVLGPSKDGGVYLIGLSKEIFHHGTFLNFRWQTSFLLDSLKDHIDTHKIDVEILRELSDIDSRKDLEDYAKSNPTSLLSKLFKLLIASLNRKWKRTLEAVPLALHLSNIGLRAPPVFNSF
- a CDS encoding SusC/RagA family TonB-linked outer membrane protein — protein: MRPILIAVLQCYVFALFAQESTYSSRVLDHNQLPIPYAAVYEEGTQNYTSTDEDGYFELTTSSKKFTLQISSIGYRPLTVLVEDGTLPLSLIMEPSQEQLDEVVVTALGIEKDKRALVSAVSTVSSDKLVTVPQTNLVNSLAGQVAGVQITNGSSGVGSSSRIIIRGENSLSGSNQPLFVVDGVPISNEQITSDLVNNGALQEVDFGNGSSEFSPDDIESISVLKGAGSAALYGARAANGVVLITTKRGNRAKGFGVSINSNFTIETLLTLPDYQNVYGLGSNGAYAFQNGTGAGVGDGGISSYGPRLDAGLLIPQFDSPSVDINGNPVRAGDVISRTLPDGSFTPISPTPWVARPDNVRNFFETGITYQNNIAISNTTDKGSTRVSYSNLRNEGILPNTDLKRDGIALSVDQFLSDRLKLSTFVNYINTRSGNRPNLGYGYENVLYGFNWTGRQTNIDSLRDYWQAGQTGRQHFDINYLWLTNPYLTLFENTNSFTKNRVLGNVSATYDFSEHLSLKVRGGLDTYNDDREFRRAVSTNANPFGSFRKDNVRFTELNTDFLFTYTNSFNENWNYVLTAGANRLDQKINYSYAEASQLAIPEIYTLANSRAPLLGNSEKLDKRINSIYGTANFAYRNQLYADFTFRNDWSSTLPTGNNSFGYYSAGLSFIASNAFELPKDITYLKLRFSAASVGNDTDPFQNTQTFRLNGNYGPNFRVTNRTVLKNTNLKPERLDAYELGLETWFLNGRIQFEGSAYQNISKDQIISRPISNATGFNSFNENGGEIRTRGLELMLSASPVKTNSFTWNTSVNFGTFRSVVTELPDGVDQFVTATASVFSGSGGSNTVFYIAREGGRVGDMYGTGFVQIDGQDLYDSNGLPVQDANLRKLGNYNPDFTLGFNNNFSYKNFDFTILFDWRQGGTIVSRTKALGSTSGVLQETLLGREGGSESTQFVDGNGVVGNGVVNIGTVDSPQYVPNTTAVAASRFNNAFYDRGNEASALYDASYVKLRQLSIYYTFPQKMSKSLGVENLKLGLIGSNLLLFTENPHFDPELNALQERNIVYGVEDFSYPSTRSFGVSLKTNF
- a CDS encoding SusD/RagB family nutrient-binding outer membrane lipoprotein — encoded protein: MKNISLILICTCLSIISCTTDFESINENPNEPQEVSPEFLLTNVIADFSNEHTYNQGLRLNNYLAQFNADIEFERIDRYELGSNSGYWNLIYGLLADLESMKTLPGYNDAYDGVCEILRSYLFSQLTDIWGDVPYTDAIRFSEANFTPEYDTQERIYIDPENGILARLEKAAVKLENTTESIRGDIMFNNDLNKWVRFANSLQVRYYLRVSKRTSDFDRLQQLANGNKLMESNADNAILPYLSSAPNQFPLFSASTGIYQGLKMSETVERILKEWDDPRIDVFFNPTQESLLNGTPEYKGMPNGLSTQTISEMGIVLNDVSNMSDRFRVVPDGVDAQLMLYSEVQFALAEAVERGFITGNAQTFYENGIRAHFEYYNAEIPGDYFTREVIALNGSMDENLEKILTQKWLSLFMVGHEAWFNIRRTGIPELSPGIDNFNNDRYPSRYLYPESEQAANRENYEQAVSRLGGNNINIKSWWEM